From Panthera uncia isolate 11264 chromosome X, Puncia_PCG_1.0, whole genome shotgun sequence, the proteins below share one genomic window:
- the LOC125931413 gene encoding uncharacterized protein LOC125931413 has protein sequence MKSFMVSALIFMYHVVASLETGQRSITSRLKVFDMLLRRRPTRTQLWSFPLAENKKVGGKQCRPRWDPGPRGPAPQRTPAARAAQDLNGPWGCGGPPQLSSPRTSSRTQPAVTRKNPAALAAEQTPAFWVPPQPRPSPPLPPPAAGAQAPRRQPALPLQPRACTTPAWTPTAEPPPPCLPPRPALAVSHLQAARLTASPASNRSPGCVGAPDGPRGCRCARGPTQPRCRPRPPCPNRTCVCNPPLQATGRAQPDLATAAASPGP, from the exons ATGAAG agtttcatggtttcagctcTCATATTTATGTACCATGTAGTGGCCAGTCTGGAAACCGGGCAACGGTCTATTACTTCCAGGCTCAAAGTCTTTGATATGCTGCTTAGGCGCAGACCCACGCGTACACAGCTTTGGA GTTTCCCCTTGGCCGAGAACAAGAAGGTTGGTGGTAAGCAGTGTCGGCCACGGTGGGATCCGGGTCCCCGGGGCCCTGCTCCGCAAAGGACCCCGGCAGCCCGTGCCGCTCAGGACCTCAACGGCCCTTGGGGATGCGGCGGACCCCCTCAGCTTTCGTCACCAAGGACCTCCTCGCGGACCCAGCCGGCTGTCACGCGGAAGAACCCAGCGGCTCTCGCGGCTGAGCAGACGCCAGCCTTCTgggtccctccccagccccgcccctccccccccctccccccccccgctgctGGAGCCCAGGCTCCCCGCCGGcagccagccctgcctctgcAGCCGCGTGCGTGCACAACGCCCGCCTGGACCCCCACGGCTGAACCCCCACCGCCGTGCCTGCCCCCACGGCCAGCCCTCGCGGTGAGTCACCTGCAGGCCGCCCGCCTGACAGCGTCACCGGCCTCCAACCGGTCCCCGGGCTGCGTCGGTGCCCCGGACGGGCCCCGCGGCTGCCGGTGCGCCCGCGGTCCAACCCAGCCCCGCTGCCGGCCCAGGCCCCCCTGCCCCAACCGCACGTGTGTCTGCAACCCACCCCTGCAGGCGACCGGGCGCGCGCAACCAGATCTGGCCACCGCCGCTGCCTCCCCTGGTCCCTAG